A stretch of Ipomoea triloba cultivar NCNSP0323 chromosome 11, ASM357664v1 DNA encodes these proteins:
- the LOC115996670 gene encoding zinc finger BED domain-containing protein DAYSLEEPER-like: protein MEIADDSVIVNSSRLKSVVWNDFDRVRKGDTFIAICRHCNRKLSGSSTSGTSHLRNHLIRCRRRSNQDISQLLTRGKRKETTFAVANFSFDQEHRNDEAVSIVRTKLDQNCVKDGIEGGSFNFDNRRSRLDLARMIILHGYPLAMVEHTGFRIFARDLQPLFDIPTFDGVEADCREIYLKERQKVYEELDKLPGICLSADTWTANGDAEYLCLTAHYIDDSWQLKKKILNFLMIDPSQTEDVLSEIIMTSLRNWDIDRKLFSMTFDNYSIYDKIVSRIREQLCQHRFLLCDGQLFDIRCAANLIKLMVQDTLEKSCEILSKVRESVQYVQRSQATQEKFNEMVQLAGINSQKVLRLDNKHQWSSTYIMLEAALEYKDAFPLLQEHDPQYGVCPSIAEWDRANSVTTFLKHFYDVSNVFAGSKYSTANMYFPEICDIHLQLIEWCQNSDDFIHSLALKMKNRFDEYWKKCSLALAIAAILDPRFKMKLLEYYYPQIYGAESPKCIDIVSNCMKALYHGHAIYSPLASHGPGDDRGSDSRDRLTGYDRFLYETSESQNIKSDLDKYLEEPLFPRNVDFNILNWWKVHTPRYPILSMMASNILGIPLSKVSLEFIYDTGNRAVDSARGSLRSDTLQALMCAQDWMRPELEDSKASLSSATLAERYDPK, encoded by the exons ATGGAGATAGCAGATGATTCAGTCATAGTCAATTCTAGTAGACTGAAATCAGTCGTTTGGAATGATTTTGATAGGGTCAGGAAAGGTGATACTTTCATAGCTATTTGTAGGCACTGTAATAGGAAACTTAGCGGGTCAAGTACCAGTGGAACTTCGCATTTGAGGAATCATTTAATCAGATGTAGAAGAAGATCTAACCAAGACATAAGCCAGTTGCTAACGAGGGGCAAGAGAAAGGAAACAACTTTTGCTGTTGCAAATTTTAGTTTCGATCAAGAGCACAGAAATGATGAAGCAGTCAGCATTGTAAGAACTAAGCTAGATCAAAACTGCGTAAAAGATGGGATTGAAGGTGgaagttttaattttgataacaGAAGGAGTCGGCTTGATCTTGCTCGCATGATCATATTACATGGCTATCCTTTGGCTATGGTTGAGCATACTGGCTTTAGGATATTTGCTAGAGATCTTCAACCCTTGTTTGATATCCCAACATTTGATGGAGTTGAGGCTGATTGTAGGGAAATTTATTTGAAGGAGAGACAAAAAGTATATGAGGAGTTGGATAAACTGCCAGGGATATGCCTAAGTGCTGATACATGGACTGCTAATGGAGATGCTGAATATTTATGCTTGACAGCACATTATATTGATGATTCTTGgcagttgaagaagaagattctGAACTTTTTAATGATTGATCCTTCCCAAACAGAGGACGTGCTTTCAGAAATTATCATGACAAGTCTAAGAAATTGGGATATTGATCGAAAATTGTTTTCGATGACATTTGATAACTATTCTATCTATGACAAAATTGTTAGCAGAATCAGAGAGCAACTCTGCCAGCACAGGTTTCTCCTTTGTGATGGACAATTATTTGATATACGTTGTGCAGCAAATTTGATCAAGTTGATGGTCCAAGATACTTTGGAGAAGTCATGTGAGATACTCAGCAAAGTTCGGGAAAGTGTTCAGTATGTTCAACGCTCTCAGGCAACACAAGAAAAGTTCAATGAGATGGTTCAACTTGCTGGAATTAATAGCCAGAAAGTGCTACGTCTTGATAATAAGCATCAGTGGAGTTCCACATACATTATGCTTGAAGCTGCTTTAGAATACAAAGATGCATTTCCCCTTTTGCAAGAACATGACCCTCAGTATGGAGTGTGCCCTTCTATTGCAGAGTGGGACAGGGCAAATTCCGTCACTACCTTTTTAAAGCACTTTTACGATGTTTCCAATGTTTTTGCGGGAAGCAAGTATTCTACTGCAAATATGTATTTCCCAGAAATTTGTGATATTCATTTGCAGTTGATTGAATGGTGTCAAAACTCGGATGATTTTATTCATTCTTTggcattaaaaatgaaaaatagattTGATGAATATTGGAAGAAGTGCAGCTTGGCCCTGGCAATTGCAGCTATCTTAGATCCGCGCTTCAAGATGAAACTGCTTGAGTACTACTATCCACAGATTTATGGTGCCGAGTCTCCAAAATGCATTGATATTGTTTCAAACTGTATGAAGGCTCTGTATCATGGCCATGCTATCTATTCACCATTAGCTTCTCATGGTCCGGGAGATGATCGCGGGTCTGATTCTAGAGATCGGCTAACAGGTTATGACCGATTCCTCTATGAAACTTCAGAGAGTCAAAATATTAAATCAGACTTGGACAAATATTTGGAGGAACCACTGTTCCCTCGGAATGTTGATTTTAACATATTGAATTGGTGGAAGGTTCACACACCGAGATATCCCATTTTATCCATGATGGCTAGCAACATTCTAGGAATTCCCCTGTCAAAAGTTTCGCTTGAGTTTATCTACGACACTGGAAATAGAGCAGTTGACAGTGCTCGGGGTTCACTAAGATCCGATACTCTGCAAGCGTTGATGTGTGCCCAGGACTGGATGCGCCCCGAACTTGAAG ATTCCAAGGCTTCATTGAGCTCCGCTACTTTGGCCGAACGCTATGATCCAAAATGA
- the LOC115996861 gene encoding HVA22-like protein f isoform X2, protein MGAAAAIVRNMNALVGPGVMLLYPLYASMRAIESPSTLDDQQWLTYWVLYSFITLFELSFWQVLQWFPFWTFIKLVFCLWLVLPIFNGAAYIYEKYVRKYVKVGGLVNTNYPETQRKALQMMSLDARKSVERFIDTYGPDAFDRVVKAAEKEAKKMH, encoded by the exons ATGGGTGCTGCTGCAGCTATTGTTAGAAACATGAATGCATTAGTCGG CCCGGGCGTGATGCTTCTGTACCCTCT GTATGCATCGATGAGGGCTATAGAGAGCCCTTCGACGCTGGATGACCAGCAGTGGCTGACCTATTGGGTTCTCTACTCCTTCATAACCCTGTTTGAGTTATCCTTTTGGCAAGTCCTACAATG GTTTCCGTTCTGGACATTCATCAAGCTCGTGTTCTGTCTCTGGTTGGTTCTGCCAATTTTCAATGGAGCAGcttatatatatgagaagtaTGTGAGGAAATATGTGAAAGTCGGGGGTCTGGTAAACACAAACTACCCCGAGACACAGAGGAAGGCTCTCCAGATGATGAGCCTCGATGCCAGGAAATCTGTGGAGAGGTTCATAGATACCTATGGACCAGATGCATTCGACCGAGTGGTCAAAGCG GCTGAAAAAGAGGCAAAGAAAATGCACTGA
- the LOC115996249 gene encoding uncharacterized protein LOC115996249 gives MFKRGNRLQKQSSNTQYIRLTVLGVFFLFLCVSFILFGRSDERSGTSPPILKQNSNSLSSGVKLDPTVEIKNGTDLIWQIPDMPKAVLFIAHGCNGRAANFWDKSSKCPNCVGLPEERLVVVKALARKFAVLAISSAGRCWSFGAERHTVKDIIKWWVARQKLENLPLVALGASSGGYFVSLLATEVQFSSITLMIAEGLFDKIDTTKGYPPTLFVHMPKDGARNLSIEKFLVRLKGNGVDVAEIKCMEFPLSSEFLAERIQGLDLSTSVKLFGVFQEKGFVNKSGYMTKDGRAIQWNGAFKEMKSLLPDMSLAKHIQEEMNLAYGYHEMTSLQSEQIFDWFESHMTKYAI, from the coding sequence ATGTTTAAACGTGGAAACAGGTTACAGAAGCAATCGAGCAACACTCAGTATATTCGGTTGACAGTTTTAGGTGTATTTTTCTTATTTCTGTGTGTCTCGTTTATTTTGTTCGGGAGAAGTGATGAAAGATCTGGTACCTCACCGCCAATATTGAAGCAAAATTCAAACAGTTTGAGTTCTGGTGTTAAGTTAGACCCCACTGTTGAAATCAAGAATGGGACGGATTTGATATGGCAAATACCTGACATGCCAAAGGCGGTTCTGTTTATTGCACATGGTTGTAATGGCAGAGCGGCCAACTTTTGGGATAAATCGTCGAAGTGCCCAAATTGTGTTGGTCTTCCTGAAGAAAGGCTTGTTGTAGTTAAAGCTCTTGCTAGAAAGTTTGCGGTTCTTGCCATATCAAGTGCAGGAAGGTGCTGGTCGTTTGGAGCAGAAAGGCATACCGTTAAAGATATTATCAAATGGTGGGTTGCAAGACAAAAGCTCGAAAACCTGCCTCTTGTAGCTCTGGGTGCTTCCTCGGGTGGATACTTTGTTTCTCTTCTTGCTACAGAAGTACAATTTAGTAGCATTACTCTAATGATTGCCGAAGGattgtttgataaaattgatACTACAAAGGGATACCCGCCAACCCTCTTTGTGCACATGCCCAAAGATGGAGCTAGAAATCTTAGCATCGAAAAATTCCTTGTACGTTTGAAGGGGAATGGCGTTGATGTTGCAGAGATCAAGTGCATGGAATTCCCACTGTCGTCTGAATTCTTAGCTGAGCGTATTCAAGGTCTCGATCTGAGCACCTCGGTGAAACTGTTTGGGGTATTTCAGGAGAAGGGTTTTGTAAACAAGAGCGGTTATATGACAAAAGACGGACGAGCAATACAATGGAATGGAGCCTTCAAGGAGATGAAGTCTCTTCTTCCAGATATGTCTTTAGCCAAACACATTCAAGAAGAAATGAATCTCGCCTATGGATACCACGAAATGACAAGCTTGCAGTCGGAGCAAATCTTCGACTGGTTTGAATCTCACATGACCAAATATGCAATTTGA
- the LOC115996861 gene encoding HVA22-like protein f isoform X1 produces the protein MGAAAAIVRNMNALVGPGVMLLYPLYASMRAIESPSTLDDQQWLTYWVLYSFITLFELSFWQVLQWFPFWTFIKLVFCLWLVLPIFNGAAYIYEKYVRKYVKVGGLVNTNYPETQRKALQMMSLDARKSVERFIDTYGPDAFDRVVKAVRNDSNNINNSTIKGVRFGV, from the exons ATGGGTGCTGCTGCAGCTATTGTTAGAAACATGAATGCATTAGTCGG CCCGGGCGTGATGCTTCTGTACCCTCT GTATGCATCGATGAGGGCTATAGAGAGCCCTTCGACGCTGGATGACCAGCAGTGGCTGACCTATTGGGTTCTCTACTCCTTCATAACCCTGTTTGAGTTATCCTTTTGGCAAGTCCTACAATG GTTTCCGTTCTGGACATTCATCAAGCTCGTGTTCTGTCTCTGGTTGGTTCTGCCAATTTTCAATGGAGCAGcttatatatatgagaagtaTGTGAGGAAATATGTGAAAGTCGGGGGTCTGGTAAACACAAACTACCCCGAGACACAGAGGAAGGCTCTCCAGATGATGAGCCTCGATGCCAGGAAATCTGTGGAGAGGTTCATAGATACCTATGGACCAGATGCATTCGACCGAGTGGTCAAAGCGGTAAGAAATGATTCTAATAACATAAACAATTCTACTATTAAGGGTGTGCGTTTCGGAGTGTAG
- the LOC115996860 gene encoding integrin-linked protein kinase 1 — MESKSQSRFGLGRQSSLAPEREAVGGGGGDEVEEGIDSGIRLMYSANEGDLEGMKELLESGTSVNFRDIDGRTALHVAACQGHRDVVELLLGNGAEVNVEDRWGSTPLADAIHYQNNDVVKLLEAHGSKLPMAPMHVQNAREIPEYEIDPKELDFSNSVDITKGTFCIASWRGTQVAVKRFGEALFMDEEKVQAFRDELALLQKIRHPNVVQFLGAVTQSSPMMIVTEYLPKGDLRAFLKRKGALKPIMAVKYALDIARGMNYLHEHKPEAIIHRDLEPSNILRDDSGHLKVADFGLSKLMRFTKSVKEDKPLTSQETSWRYVAPEVLKNEEYDTMVDVFSFALILQEMIEGCPPFPTKQEIDVAKAYAANERPPFRAPVKLYAHGLRELIEDCWSENPTRRPTFRLIISKLEEINQILTRARRWKVRALKCFQNLEAILKIDVSNSKSRSSRSTIYN; from the exons ATGGAGTCGAAGTCGCAGTCAAGGTTCGGTCTCGGGCGGCAATCGTCTCTGGCGCCGGAGAGAGAGGCCGTCGGCGGGGGAGGGGGAGATGAAGTTGAGGAAGGCATTGATTCGGGGATAAGGCTAATGTATTCGGCGAACGAGGGGGATTTGGAGGGAATGAAGGAGCTCTTGGAGTCCGGAACCAGTGTGAATTTCCGAGATATCGACGGCCGGACTGCGTTGCACGTGGCCGCCTGCCAGGGCCATCGGGATGTGGTGGAGCTGCTGCTCGGTAATGGCGCCGAGGTTAATGTTGAGGATCGCTGGGGCAGCACG CCTCTTGCAGATGCGATACACTACCAAAATAATGATGTTGTCAAGCTTCTGGAGGCACATGGATCAAAACTTCCA atggCTCCCATGCATGTCCAAAATGCTCGTGAAATTCCAGAGTATGAAATTGATCCAAAGGAGCTTGATTTCAGTAATAGTGTGGACATAACAAAG GGTACATTTTGCATTGCTTCATGGCGTGGAACTCAGGTTGCTGTTAAGAGATTTGGTGAGGCACTGTTCATGGATGAAGAAAAAGT ACAAGCATTTAGGGATGAGCTTGCATTACTGCAGAAGATACGTCACCCAAATGTTGTCCAATTTCTTGGTGCTGTTACTCAGAGTAGTCCAATGATGATAGTTACAGAATATCTACCCAAG GGAGATCTTCGTGCATTCTTGAAGCGAAAAGGCGCATTGAAGCCAATAATGGCTGTGAAGTATGCACTGGATATTGCAAG AGGAATGAACTACTTGCATGAACATAAGCCTGAAGCAATAATTCACAGAGATCTGGAGCCTTC AAATATACTACGGGATGATTCTGGACATCTAAAGGTTGCTGATTTTGGACTAAGCAAACTTATGAGATTTACAAAATCAGTAAAAGAAGATAAACCTTTGACGAGCCAAGAGACTTCAT GGCGATATGTAGCTCCAGAAGttcttaagaatgaagaatatGATACCATGGTTGATGTTTTCTCGTTTGCACTAATTCTACAGGAG ATGATTGAAGGATGCCCCCCTTTTCCAACAAAGCAAGAAATTGATGTTGCCAAAGCATATGCTGCGAATGAACGTCCACCCTTTAGGGCTCCTGTGAAGCTATATGCTCATGGACTCAGAGA ATTAATTGAAGACTGTTGGAGTGAGAACCCAACTAGAAGACCAACTTTCAGGCTAATAATTTCCAAGTTGGAAGAAATCAATCAAATTCTTACTCGTGCAAGACGTTGGAAG GTGAGGGCACTCAAATGTTTCCAGAATCTCGAGGCCATCCTGAAGATTGATGTTTCTAATTCAAAAAGCCGGTCATCTCGCTCAACCATTTACAATTAG